From Candidatus Omnitrophota bacterium, one genomic window encodes:
- a CDS encoding glucuronate isomerase, with protein MIVEKKSLRGTIEKIAAETPIVDMHTHIYPPSFGPLLLWGIDELLTYHYLVAETMRVADVSIASFWKMPKTEQADLIWRELFLRRSPVSEACRGVLTVLQTLGIGGGERNLNKIRAYFREQKIEDYIETVFQKANVRYAVMTNDPFDKTEREFWLKTGAHHPRLRTALRVDPLLMGWDLTSNLLREQGYEAGPALNDADMAQVRRFLEDWADRMKPLYLAVSLTPAFSYPDGEEATCIIDSCIIPFARERRLPFALMIGVRRQINPALKLAGDGVGASDIVSLANLCANYPNNRFLATFLSRENQHEFCVTARKFPNLLPFGCWWFLNNPSLIEEMTRMRLELLGLSFIPQHSDARVLDQMIYKWAHSRKIIAKVLADKYEDLADAGWTIAEEEIRKDVKRLFSENFEAFVFAKGE; from the coding sequence CGATATGCACACTCATATCTATCCCCCCTCATTCGGGCCGCTGCTTTTATGGGGCATTGATGAGTTATTGACCTATCATTACCTCGTCGCCGAGACCATGCGCGTGGCGGACGTCTCCATCGCTTCGTTTTGGAAGATGCCGAAAACCGAGCAGGCCGATTTGATTTGGCGGGAATTGTTTTTGCGGCGGTCGCCGGTTTCCGAAGCCTGCCGGGGCGTGCTGACCGTATTGCAAACGCTGGGAATCGGCGGCGGAGAACGCAATTTAAATAAAATCCGCGCCTACTTTCGCGAACAAAAAATCGAAGACTATATCGAAACCGTATTCCAAAAAGCCAACGTCCGTTACGCCGTCATGACCAACGATCCCTTCGACAAAACCGAACGGGAATTCTGGTTGAAGACAGGCGCTCATCATCCCCGCTTGCGGACGGCGCTGCGGGTGGATCCGCTCTTGATGGGATGGGATTTGACCTCCAACCTCTTGCGCGAACAAGGCTACGAAGCCGGACCCGCCTTGAACGACGCCGACATGGCGCAAGTCCGGCGTTTTCTGGAAGATTGGGCCGACCGTATGAAACCCCTTTACTTGGCGGTATCTCTAACGCCAGCGTTCTCTTATCCGGACGGCGAAGAGGCGACCTGCATCATCGATTCCTGCATCATTCCCTTCGCTCGCGAGCGCCGATTGCCCTTCGCGCTCATGATCGGCGTGAGGCGGCAAATCAATCCGGCGCTGAAACTGGCGGGGGACGGCGTGGGAGCGTCGGATATCGTCAGCCTGGCCAACCTCTGCGCCAATTATCCCAATAACCGTTTCCTAGCGACGTTTCTCAGCCGGGAGAACCAGCACGAATTCTGCGTAACCGCTCGGAAATTCCCTAACCTGCTGCCTTTTGGCTGTTGGTGGTTTCTCAACAATCCCTCCTTGATCGAAGAGATGACGCGAATGCGCTTGGAACTATTGGGACTCAGCTTCATCCCCCAACATTCCGACGCCCGCGTGCTGGATCAGATGATTTACAAATGGGCGCATTCGCGCAAGATCATCGCTAAAGTCCTTGCGGATAAATACGAAGACTTGGCGGATGCGGGATGGACGATCGCGGAAGAAGAAATCCGGAAGGACGTGAAGCGCCTATTTTCGGAAAATTTCGAGGCGTTCGTCTTTGCTAAGGGCGAATAA